The following are from one region of the Hydrogenimonas sp. SS33 genome:
- a CDS encoding aldehyde ferredoxin oxidoreductase N-terminal domain-containing protein, protein MSDITNRGYAGKILHLKLSTLEYEVIPTEKYVEWGGGNGMGTALYWDFCEDKTIQDGRDEKNVVVIATSPLCGTATPSAGGRCEIVGTACGLYPESFFSRSNIGGRLSSMMKYAGWDAIVISGKAPKPVWVEIQNSLVRYHSAEALWGKDAHETQLRLFGILDRKNEGWGWQPLPGKGAGDSGYTTQIPAIAAISQAGERLQTMAGILHDAGNISGQGGFGAVWGSKNLKAISVLGTGAVKAADPAALIRARFKVKERYAPDVQKPDLLAWSFLSYPKPIAFAGDYDQSRRSACVGCVMGCRQRFSTGVGNQVKCQASAWYLAYIKKYAKKHPEEIDLNNEKQIVEISNYAADLCNRYALNTYLFQHALPWLEGLWHRGLLGKGKQVPSELDFDKLGSKAFVKEFCEAFAFRKDIGALFGDGFVHGVIKLGLEEDYKNGTLDFPYWGIQEHGYDPRAEVEWGYASILTDRDVNSHEFNQLYWNISIYTLMGLKPRISAEKLVHLIAEKLKPYVDGPECMDFSEENIYSDAVLNLTRWYIHYNRFWKNSALFCDLRWANLFHSRGDDAGNEGATGDPEVGEQVYWNAVTGENISIVDGLKRGYRVIVLQNAIWALQGRHRDKVHFADFIYEKPFEKGEFPFYMWTVRDKEGKWRYGDIMHRKLDREKFEDFKTRYYLAEGLDPKTGWPTEETLKKLKLDFAIDELKEHGKLPESNAS, encoded by the coding sequence ATGAGCGATATCACAAACAGAGGATATGCCGGGAAGATTTTGCATCTGAAGCTCTCCACGCTCGAATATGAGGTCATCCCTACAGAAAAGTATGTCGAGTGGGGTGGCGGCAACGGCATGGGAACCGCGCTCTACTGGGACTTTTGCGAAGATAAAACCATCCAAGACGGCCGGGATGAGAAGAATGTGGTGGTCATCGCTACTTCGCCCCTTTGCGGTACCGCCACTCCCTCGGCCGGAGGCAGATGCGAAATTGTCGGTACCGCCTGCGGGCTCTACCCCGAGAGCTTCTTTAGCCGCTCCAACATCGGCGGGCGGCTCTCTTCGATGATGAAATATGCCGGCTGGGATGCCATCGTCATCAGCGGCAAAGCGCCAAAACCGGTCTGGGTGGAGATCCAGAACTCGCTGGTGCGTTATCACAGCGCCGAAGCACTTTGGGGCAAAGATGCCCATGAGACGCAACTGAGGCTCTTTGGCATACTCGATCGCAAAAATGAAGGCTGGGGATGGCAGCCGCTTCCGGGCAAAGGAGCGGGTGATAGCGGCTACACGACCCAAATACCGGCTATCGCGGCGATCTCTCAAGCCGGAGAGAGGCTACAGACGATGGCGGGGATTTTGCACGACGCGGGCAATATCTCGGGGCAAGGCGGTTTTGGCGCCGTGTGGGGTTCTAAGAACCTCAAAGCCATTTCGGTATTGGGCACCGGGGCGGTCAAGGCGGCAGATCCCGCCGCACTGATACGCGCCCGTTTCAAAGTCAAGGAGCGTTACGCCCCTGATGTCCAGAAACCCGATTTGCTTGCGTGGTCCTTTCTCTCCTACCCAAAACCCATCGCCTTTGCCGGAGACTACGACCAAAGCCGCCGCTCGGCCTGTGTAGGATGTGTGATGGGGTGTCGGCAACGCTTCTCTACCGGTGTGGGCAATCAGGTCAAGTGCCAGGCGTCGGCGTGGTATCTGGCGTATATCAAAAAATACGCCAAAAAGCATCCCGAAGAGATTGACCTCAATAACGAAAAACAGATCGTCGAAATCAGCAACTACGCCGCCGATCTGTGCAACCGCTACGCTCTTAACACCTACCTCTTTCAGCACGCGCTACCGTGGCTTGAGGGGCTTTGGCACAGAGGGTTGCTGGGTAAAGGCAAGCAGGTACCGAGTGAACTTGATTTCGACAAACTCGGATCCAAAGCTTTTGTCAAAGAGTTTTGCGAAGCTTTCGCCTTTAGAAAAGACATCGGTGCGCTCTTTGGCGACGGCTTTGTGCACGGCGTCATCAAGCTGGGCTTGGAAGAGGATTACAAAAACGGTACCCTCGATTTCCCATACTGGGGAATCCAGGAGCACGGATACGACCCAAGGGCCGAAGTGGAGTGGGGGTATGCCTCCATTCTGACCGACCGCGACGTCAATTCGCATGAATTCAATCAGCTTTACTGGAATATCTCCATCTATACGCTCATGGGTCTCAAACCTCGCATCTCCGCCGAAAAGCTCGTGCATCTCATCGCCGAAAAGCTCAAACCCTATGTGGACGGGCCGGAGTGTATGGACTTTTCTGAGGAGAATATCTACTCGGACGCGGTTTTGAACCTTACACGCTGGTATATCCACTACAATCGCTTCTGGAAAAATTCTGCGCTCTTTTGTGATTTGCGCTGGGCCAACCTCTTTCACAGCAGAGGCGATGACGCCGGCAACGAAGGCGCTACCGGCGATCCGGAAGTGGGAGAGCAGGTCTACTGGAATGCCGTTACCGGGGAGAACATAAGCATCGTCGACGGACTCAAAAGGGGATACCGCGTCATCGTGCTGCAAAACGCCATCTGGGCACTGCAGGGCAGACACCGCGACAAGGTGCATTTTGCCGATTTTATCTACGAAAAACCCTTCGAGAAGGGGGAGTTTCCCTTCTATATGTGGACGGTGCGCGACAAGGAGGGCAAGTGGCGTTACGGCGATATCATGCACCGCAAACTCGATAGAGAAAAATTCGAAGATTTCAAAACCCGCTACTACCTCGCCGAAGGGCTCGACCCCAAAACCGGCTGGCCAACCGAAGAGACACTGAAAAAGCTCAAGCTCGATTTTGCTATCGACGAGCTCAAAGAACACGGTAAACTGCCTGAAAGCAACGCATCATGA
- a CDS encoding outer membrane protein transport protein gives MQPFSGPLKKGVLLLWLGSALYATNGDLLIGVGAQTRGMGGAGIAYGHKSESSLVNPALIATTPVREMSVGATFFYPDIETKTSVMKDFAQSDSDFYVIPFASVSRPMAEHWYVGLGMWGTAGLGTDFEGNPALFNMQTEFMLMQIALPVAYRMGSWSFGVAPIVEYGSLDISYHLGGKYVDPDAADDFGFGWSAGFTYDFGNGLIVGAVYKSPVKMAYDGVLSGATGGLLGDTLTQPEEVGAGIDYSWAEHHSVAVDYKRIGWGSVAGYEDFNWKDQDVFAVGYEYATPQWALRAGYNHAESPVKTLPGGFNNGALLNFMNLLGFPATSEDHYTAGASYTISDISSMDLTFVYSPVKEREAPILFNSTITNRHSEISFTLQYNYKY, from the coding sequence ATGCAACCATTTTCCGGACCTTTGAAAAAAGGGGTACTCCTGCTGTGGCTGGGAAGCGCCCTCTACGCCACCAACGGCGACCTGCTCATCGGCGTGGGCGCCCAGACACGGGGCATGGGCGGCGCGGGCATCGCCTACGGCCACAAGTCGGAGTCATCGCTGGTCAACCCCGCCCTCATCGCCACGACCCCTGTCAGAGAGATGAGTGTGGGCGCGACCTTCTTCTATCCCGACATCGAAACCAAGACTTCGGTTATGAAAGATTTCGCCCAGAGCGACAGCGACTTCTACGTCATCCCCTTCGCCTCGGTCTCCAGGCCGATGGCAGAGCACTGGTATGTGGGGCTGGGCATGTGGGGGACGGCGGGCCTGGGGACCGATTTTGAAGGCAACCCCGCGCTCTTCAACATGCAGACCGAATTCATGCTGATGCAGATCGCCCTCCCCGTCGCCTACCGGATGGGAAGCTGGAGCTTCGGCGTGGCTCCCATCGTCGAGTACGGATCGCTCGACATCTCCTACCATCTCGGCGGCAAATACGTCGACCCGGATGCGGCAGATGACTTCGGTTTCGGTTGGTCTGCCGGGTTCACCTACGACTTCGGCAACGGGCTGATCGTGGGAGCCGTCTACAAATCGCCCGTGAAAATGGCGTATGACGGCGTCCTCTCCGGCGCCACCGGCGGCCTGCTGGGCGACACCCTCACACAGCCCGAGGAGGTCGGGGCCGGCATCGACTATAGCTGGGCAGAACACCACTCCGTCGCCGTCGACTACAAGCGCATCGGCTGGGGATCGGTGGCCGGGTACGAGGATTTCAACTGGAAAGACCAGGATGTCTTCGCCGTCGGCTACGAATACGCCACGCCCCAGTGGGCCCTGCGCGCCGGCTACAACCATGCCGAAAGCCCCGTCAAAACCCTACCGGGAGGATTCAATAACGGCGCGCTTCTGAATTTCATGAACCTGCTGGGCTTTCCTGCCACTTCCGAAGACCACTACACCGCCGGCGCCAGCTACACCATCAGCGACATCTCCTCCATGGACCTCACGTTCGTCTATTCACCCGTAAAAGAGAGGGAAGCGCCCATTCTTTTCAACAGCACCATCACCAACCGGCACAGCGAGATAAGCTTCACCCTGCAATACAATTACAAATACTGA
- a CDS encoding cytochrome b/b6 domain-containing protein produces the protein MLQEGAGKTSLFFFDHYWWFIYLVLFGALLLSAYTVRPSPYCKNGQVLRHDWAARFSHWFNAVGILLLLYSGWELGFLGFPRRVFGTDEIRFMFNLHFIGAALFLLGAVFWLGNMFLDTKRLKQHAPYSGSIKDAILHYLHLAGLVKMEGAPTGKYEASERLAFIPLTLLALFMGITGLIKMTAHAIYLPTPVLQFATTTHDYSTFLLAVLLVFHIILAAVVPWAWPLFRSMITGFVPLEFVKEHHKRWYKELQEEGACDAEQ, from the coding sequence ATGTTACAAGAAGGCGCCGGAAAAACTTCGCTCTTTTTCTTCGACCACTACTGGTGGTTTATCTACCTGGTGCTCTTTGGCGCACTGCTGCTTAGCGCCTATACGGTTAGACCCAGTCCCTACTGCAAGAATGGCCAGGTATTGCGGCACGACTGGGCGGCGCGGTTTAGCCACTGGTTCAATGCTGTGGGGATTCTTCTATTGCTTTATAGCGGATGGGAGCTTGGCTTTTTGGGCTTTCCCAGGAGGGTTTTCGGAACGGACGAGATCCGTTTTATGTTCAACCTCCATTTTATCGGTGCCGCACTCTTTTTGCTCGGTGCCGTCTTTTGGCTTGGCAATATGTTTCTTGATACAAAGAGGCTGAAGCAGCACGCCCCCTACAGCGGCTCTATCAAAGATGCCATTCTTCACTACCTCCACCTTGCGGGGCTTGTCAAAATGGAGGGTGCACCGACTGGAAAATATGAAGCGAGTGAACGCTTGGCATTCATTCCGCTAACCCTTTTGGCTCTTTTTATGGGCATAACGGGGTTGATAAAGATGACGGCACATGCGATCTATCTTCCGACCCCTGTGCTGCAATTTGCTACGACCACCCACGACTATTCGACATTCCTGCTTGCTGTTTTGCTTGTATTTCACATTATTCTGGCTGCGGTCGTGCCCTGGGCCTGGCCGCTCTTTCGCTCGATGATCACGGGCTTTGTTCCCTTGGAATTTGTCAAAGAGCATCACAAAAGATGGTACAAAGAGCTGCAAGAAGAAGGAGCCTGCGATGCAGAACAGTGA
- a CDS encoding FAD-dependent oxidoreductase: MARVVIMGGGVAGHTTATFLGKWLGKEHEIIVVTPNSHWNWIPSNIWVGVGRMSKEQVVFPLAPVYKKVNVDYRQAKALSIHPEGSKESEKPYIVVEYTGQGKEGTKEEIAYDYLVNATGPKLNFDATEGLGDGNNQLGKHTVSVCTADHALHANKKLRELFERAKKGEKLKVVVGTGHGTCTCQGAAFEYILNIEKEARDAGVRENIELTWFSNEPSLGDFGMDSIHMGVMGYVADTSLLAESLFAERGIHWILNAHAHKIEEGKIHYELVDGTMGELEFDFAMLIPAFGGVGLKAYDKENNDITDQLFMSNGFMKVDADYTPKPYEEWKPSDWPKTYQSPVYKNIFAAGIAFAPPHPISKPQKSPNGTLIVASPPRTGMPSGTIGKAVAHSIRNLIEQGENAPLHAISMAEMGALCVASAGYGLKSGEAVSFTVYPLVKNFEKYPGTGRDTGKTFGTIGLAGHWIKYILHYMFIYKAKVKPGWTLIPE, from the coding sequence ATGGCTCGCGTCGTCATCATGGGAGGAGGGGTCGCCGGACACACGACGGCGACGTTTTTGGGCAAATGGCTCGGAAAAGAGCATGAGATCATCGTCGTGACACCCAACAGCCACTGGAACTGGATTCCGTCGAACATTTGGGTCGGCGTCGGACGGATGTCGAAGGAGCAGGTGGTCTTCCCCCTGGCGCCGGTCTACAAAAAGGTCAATGTCGATTACCGTCAGGCCAAAGCGCTTTCGATTCACCCGGAAGGCTCCAAAGAGAGTGAGAAGCCCTATATCGTCGTCGAATATACGGGGCAGGGCAAAGAGGGCACAAAAGAAGAGATCGCTTACGACTATCTCGTCAACGCCACCGGGCCCAAACTCAATTTCGACGCGACTGAAGGGTTGGGGGACGGAAACAACCAATTGGGAAAACATACGGTTTCTGTCTGCACGGCTGACCATGCGCTCCATGCCAATAAAAAACTTCGTGAGCTGTTCGAACGCGCCAAAAAGGGTGAGAAACTCAAAGTGGTCGTCGGAACGGGGCATGGAACATGCACCTGCCAGGGGGCGGCTTTCGAGTATATCCTAAACATCGAAAAAGAGGCCCGTGACGCCGGCGTGAGGGAGAATATCGAACTTACCTGGTTCTCCAACGAACCCTCCTTGGGTGATTTCGGAATGGATAGTATCCATATGGGGGTGATGGGTTATGTGGCGGATACCAGCCTGTTGGCCGAATCCCTTTTTGCGGAGCGGGGAATTCACTGGATACTCAACGCCCACGCCCACAAAATCGAAGAGGGCAAAATCCACTATGAGCTAGTTGACGGCACGATGGGCGAGCTGGAGTTCGATTTTGCCATGCTCATTCCCGCCTTTGGCGGTGTGGGCCTCAAAGCATACGACAAAGAGAATAATGATATTACCGATCAACTCTTTATGTCAAACGGTTTCATGAAAGTGGATGCCGACTACACTCCCAAGCCCTATGAGGAGTGGAAACCCTCCGACTGGCCCAAAACCTACCAATCACCGGTCTATAAAAACATCTTCGCCGCCGGCATCGCCTTCGCGCCGCCGCATCCCATTTCCAAACCGCAAAAATCGCCCAACGGCACGCTCATTGTCGCCTCTCCTCCACGGACGGGGATGCCCTCCGGAACCATCGGCAAAGCGGTAGCGCATTCGATTCGCAATCTTATCGAACAGGGAGAAAACGCGCCGCTTCATGCTATCTCCATGGCGGAGATGGGTGCTCTTTGTGTCGCTTCCGCCGGGTATGGGCTCAAGTCGGGCGAGGCGGTCTCTTTTACCGTCTATCCGCTTGTAAAAAATTTCGAGAAATATCCCGGAACCGGGCGAGATACGGGCAAAACATTCGGAACGATCGGGCTTGCGGGCCACTGGATCAAATATATCCTTCACTATATGTTTATCTACAAAGCCAAAGTCAAGCCGGGCTGGACCCTCATCCCCGAATAA
- a CDS encoding 4Fe-4S dicluster domain-containing protein, producing the protein MQNSEPKFGGMDRRTFLKVLAASGVTATAGAAFMLPGTNLMVMPNSKGYLVVDMAKCMGCVSCMMACSMVHHGESSLSLSRIQIQQDAFQKFPDDIHMAVCHQCEDAPCVNACPVEADHVDIVHGNIRTIDPDRCIGCTQCIDACPWLPKRLQFNPKTRKVQKCDLCANTPYLDEKGGPGGTQTCVKVCPVGAISYVEKMPKQHDPYAYNVNLRDKSWVEVGHTDKDFKLNEGKV; encoded by the coding sequence ATGCAGAACAGTGAACCCAAATTCGGCGGAATGGATCGAAGAACCTTTTTGAAGGTACTTGCCGCCAGTGGTGTGACGGCGACGGCAGGGGCAGCGTTTATGCTTCCGGGAACCAACCTGATGGTGATGCCCAACTCCAAAGGCTACCTCGTGGTCGATATGGCCAAATGCATGGGGTGTGTCAGCTGTATGATGGCCTGTTCGATGGTGCATCACGGCGAATCATCCCTTTCGCTTTCTCGCATTCAGATCCAGCAGGACGCTTTTCAGAAATTTCCCGACGACATTCATATGGCAGTGTGTCATCAGTGCGAAGATGCCCCCTGTGTCAACGCCTGCCCGGTCGAAGCCGACCATGTCGATATTGTCCACGGCAATATCCGCACCATCGACCCCGACCGCTGTATCGGCTGCACCCAGTGTATCGACGCCTGTCCGTGGCTGCCCAAACGGTTGCAGTTCAATCCCAAAACGAGGAAAGTCCAAAAGTGCGATCTTTGCGCCAACACCCCTTACCTCGACGAAAAGGGCGGACCCGGCGGTACGCAAACCTGCGTCAAAGTTTGTCCGGTCGGAGCGATTTCGTATGTAGAGAAGATGCCCAAACAGCACGACCCCTACGCCTACAATGTCAATCTGCGCGACAAAAGCTGGGTCGAAGTGGGCCATACCGACAAAGATTTTAAACTGAACGAGGGGAAGGTATGA
- a CDS encoding efflux RND transporter periplasmic adaptor subunit has translation MREIFKSLFYAWVVAAVLQGCGAGNKGGNEKKAKPPQPPAVQVQRLERKPHEVWLKFPGKSEAVDDVRLVARVGGPLQAWLFKPGSRVHEGELLFRIDPSEYDAAVTRTEGLLQKDLASLALARAEMRRYAPLVKEQLAPRAKFDQLKAAVAEMKAVVKADRAALEKEKLQRSYCDVRAPIDGIIGKPLVLPGNVVKPSTVLAHIVKADRLYVNFHPADHEVALMKKYAKEPLPEVNVTVAQKEGAPIVTLKGRVDFIDNETDPSTGTVAMRAVVENPKNLVLPGTFVEVHLLLGRFETIALHPDWLFYDQEGGFVYRLDNNDTLRKARVVPLFSSEELVIPQKGELKAGERIVTEEVAGLHEGMRVRPVTRNDENGTR, from the coding sequence ATGCGGGAAATTTTCAAGAGCCTTTTTTATGCCTGGGTCGTGGCAGCGGTTTTACAGGGGTGCGGCGCGGGCAATAAGGGTGGAAACGAGAAAAAAGCGAAGCCTCCGCAGCCGCCGGCGGTACAGGTGCAGAGACTCGAGCGAAAACCCCACGAGGTCTGGCTGAAGTTTCCGGGCAAGAGCGAAGCGGTGGACGACGTACGGCTCGTCGCCCGTGTCGGCGGCCCCCTGCAGGCGTGGCTTTTCAAGCCCGGCTCGCGGGTGCATGAAGGGGAGCTTCTCTTTCGCATCGATCCCAGCGAATACGACGCGGCGGTGACGCGCACCGAAGGGCTGCTGCAAAAAGACCTGGCTTCCCTGGCGCTGGCCAGGGCCGAAATGCGCCGCTACGCCCCGCTTGTCAAAGAGCAGTTGGCGCCGCGGGCCAAGTTCGACCAGCTCAAAGCGGCGGTGGCGGAAATGAAGGCGGTCGTCAAGGCCGACAGGGCGGCGCTGGAAAAGGAGAAGCTGCAGCGCTCCTACTGCGATGTCCGTGCCCCCATCGACGGCATCATCGGCAAGCCGCTGGTGCTGCCCGGCAACGTGGTCAAGCCCAGCACGGTGCTGGCGCACATCGTCAAGGCCGACAGGCTCTACGTCAATTTCCACCCCGCCGACCACGAAGTGGCGCTGATGAAAAAGTATGCCAAAGAGCCGTTGCCCGAAGTCAACGTCACCGTCGCCCAGAAAGAGGGCGCCCCCATCGTGACGCTCAAAGGGCGCGTCGACTTCATCGACAACGAAACCGACCCCTCCACCGGCACCGTGGCAATGCGGGCCGTGGTGGAAAACCCGAAGAACCTGGTGCTGCCCGGCACCTTCGTCGAGGTACATCTGCTGCTGGGGCGCTTCGAGACCATCGCCCTGCATCCCGACTGGCTCTTCTATGACCAGGAGGGGGGCTTCGTCTACCGCCTCGATAACAACGACACGCTGCGCAAAGCGCGGGTGGTGCCCCTCTTCTCCTCCGAGGAGCTGGTCATCCCCCAAAAGGGGGAGCTGAAAGCGGGGGAGAGGATCGTGACCGAAGAGGTCGCCGGTCTGCATGAGGGGATGCGTGTGCGCCCCGTGACGCGAAACGACGAAAACGGGACGCGCTGA
- a CDS encoding methyl-accepting chemotaxis protein, translated as MLQTIRGKFLAMLLLSFLFGAVAIGSYLFHAFDRVVSDMTASNIQTLGQTIFTAVRKSMDAGDPAVVEKTLHEIKQIPGIKSIDIAKSKAVIELFGLKAQPSKDPAILEVFRDKQRKLFDTYRSGLHEKRLLDPLRADKSCLSCHVNAKEGDVLGVMDVSISMQKSDREIRRLEWSVAAVMAAATIAAIGIFLLFFGKNLFKPLEIMRRRAEDIAGGEGDLTRRLHFVKNDEIGQVGRWIDAFIEKVHDAIAKAKQASHKNIDRVNHLQQELDMVEKRSGTTMETVKKSVASAKEVAANLNETMEKIKESSSHVQAAKNRIGGIGEEMERLIAQVQQQSDAGMEMADRLKGLTANADSAKQVLQSIEEIAEQTNLLALNAAIEAARAGAHGRGFAVVADEVRKLAEQTQKSLTEIDATIGSMIQNIADTSDMMSRNAREIQTLSQAAEATRQRTDEAVVFMADVQRVSDKTVRMAESLIARLDKTAGEIDAIEAHMEGNLKNIDAIRTLGREIRRIASELNDVLDAFKTSA; from the coding sequence ATGCTACAAACGATACGCGGTAAATTTCTCGCCATGCTCCTGCTCTCCTTTCTTTTCGGTGCCGTTGCCATCGGAAGTTATCTCTTCCACGCTTTCGACCGCGTCGTTTCGGATATGACGGCGTCCAACATCCAGACCCTCGGACAGACCATCTTCACCGCCGTGCGAAAGAGCATGGATGCGGGCGATCCGGCGGTGGTGGAAAAGACGCTTCATGAGATCAAACAGATTCCGGGCATCAAAAGCATCGATATCGCCAAATCGAAAGCCGTCATCGAACTCTTCGGCCTAAAAGCGCAACCTTCGAAAGATCCGGCGATTCTTGAAGTGTTCCGTGACAAACAAAGAAAGCTGTTTGACACTTACCGCTCCGGGTTGCACGAAAAGCGGCTTCTCGACCCCCTCAGGGCCGACAAAAGCTGCCTTTCCTGCCATGTCAACGCCAAGGAGGGCGATGTGCTGGGAGTGATGGATGTGTCGATTTCCATGCAAAAAAGCGACCGGGAAATCAGGCGGCTGGAGTGGTCCGTTGCCGCGGTGATGGCGGCCGCCACGATCGCTGCCATCGGGATCTTTCTCCTCTTTTTTGGGAAAAACCTTTTCAAACCGCTTGAGATCATGCGCCGGCGGGCCGAAGATATCGCCGGCGGAGAGGGGGACCTGACCCGCCGTCTTCATTTTGTCAAAAACGACGAAATCGGCCAGGTGGGCCGGTGGATCGACGCTTTTATAGAGAAGGTGCACGACGCCATCGCCAAGGCCAAACAGGCCAGCCACAAAAATATCGATCGGGTCAACCATCTGCAACAGGAACTCGATATGGTGGAAAAGCGCTCCGGTACAACAATGGAAACGGTGAAAAAGAGCGTCGCCAGCGCCAAAGAGGTGGCGGCGAACCTGAACGAGACAATGGAAAAGATCAAAGAGAGCTCCAGCCACGTGCAAGCCGCAAAGAACCGAATCGGCGGCATCGGGGAGGAGATGGAGCGGCTCATCGCCCAGGTGCAACAGCAATCGGACGCGGGTATGGAGATGGCCGACCGGCTCAAAGGATTGACCGCCAACGCCGATTCTGCGAAGCAGGTGCTGCAATCGATCGAAGAGATCGCGGAGCAGACCAACCTGCTGGCGCTCAACGCCGCCATCGAGGCGGCCCGGGCGGGCGCGCACGGAAGAGGGTTCGCCGTCGTGGCCGACGAAGTGCGCAAACTGGCGGAACAGACCCAAAAGAGCCTGACCGAGATCGACGCAACCATCGGATCGATGATACAAAACATCGCCGATACCAGCGACATGATGAGCCGAAACGCCCGGGAGATTCAAACATTGAGCCAAGCGGCAGAAGCGACCCGGCAGAGGACGGATGAAGCGGTTGTCTTCATGGCCGATGTCCAGAGAGTGAGTGACAAGACGGTCAGAATGGCCGAATCCCTTATCGCCCGTCTCGACAAAACGGCCGGGGAGATCGATGCGATCGAAGCCCATATGGAAGGTAATCTCAAAAATATCGATGCCATTCGCACACTGGGCAGAGAGATCCGGCGCATCGCCAGCGAGCTCAACGATGTGCTCGATGCATTCAAAACCTCGGCATAA